A genomic region of Xanthomonas campestris pv. phormiicola contains the following coding sequences:
- a CDS encoding methylthioribulose 1-phosphate dehydratase, which translates to MNAQPYDTERLRTLAHLLIDNIRELSAAGWTPATSSNFSHRLDHAHAAITVSGRDKGRLVEADIMVVDFDGKAVGSDHRPSAETLLHTQLYRRFPQVGCVLHTHSPVQTIASRLYADAGHVRLEGYELLKALHGNQTHETAVDLPVFANTQDMTVLAAQVDALLDRAPLWGYLIDGHGLYAWGRDMAEARRHLEAIEFLLHCELELRKLRAAG; encoded by the coding sequence ATGAACGCACAGCCCTACGATACCGAACGCCTGCGCACGCTGGCGCACCTGCTGATCGACAACATCCGCGAACTGTCGGCGGCCGGCTGGACCCCGGCCACCAGCAGCAACTTCTCGCACCGGCTCGACCACGCGCATGCCGCGATCACCGTGTCCGGCCGCGACAAGGGCCGGCTGGTCGAGGCCGACATCATGGTGGTGGACTTCGACGGCAAGGCGGTCGGCAGCGATCACCGGCCCTCGGCCGAGACCCTGCTGCACACCCAGCTGTACCGCCGTTTCCCGCAGGTCGGCTGCGTGCTGCACACGCATTCGCCGGTGCAGACCATCGCCTCGCGGCTGTATGCCGATGCCGGCCACGTGCGCCTGGAAGGCTACGAGTTGCTGAAGGCGCTGCATGGCAACCAGACCCACGAGACCGCAGTGGACCTGCCGGTGTTCGCCAACACCCAGGACATGACCGTGCTGGCCGCGCAGGTGGACGCGCTGCTGGACCGTGCCCCGCTGTGGGGCTACCTGATCGACGGGCATGGCCTTTACGCCTGGGGCCGCGACATGGCCGAGGCGCGCCGCCACCTGGAAGCGATCGAATTCCTGCTGCATTGCGAGCTGGAACTGCGCAAGCTGCGCGCAGCGGGCTGA
- a CDS encoding acireductone dioxygenase, with amino-acid sequence MSRLRIFAETTPDAPLFDSRDGDAIAAELRKIGVTFERWQADQPIEAGATAEAVMAAYRTDIDRLVAAHGFKTVDVVSIAPDHPQREEMRKKFLEEHFHKEDEVRFFVAGSGLFTLHVDGKVYEIECVQNDLIAVPDGTHHWFDMGPEPRFVAIRFFTEPDGWVGHFTGTDIAQRFPRYEAALRGEAS; translated from the coding sequence ATGAGCCGACTCCGCATCTTCGCCGAAACCACTCCCGACGCGCCGCTGTTCGACAGCCGCGATGGCGACGCGATCGCCGCCGAGCTGCGCAAGATCGGCGTCACCTTCGAGCGCTGGCAGGCCGACCAGCCGATCGAGGCCGGCGCCACCGCGGAGGCGGTGATGGCCGCCTACAGGACCGACATCGACCGGCTGGTGGCCGCGCACGGCTTCAAGACCGTGGACGTGGTCAGCATCGCCCCGGACCACCCGCAGCGCGAGGAGATGCGCAAGAAGTTCCTCGAGGAGCATTTCCACAAGGAAGACGAAGTGCGGTTCTTCGTCGCCGGCTCGGGCCTGTTCACCCTGCACGTGGACGGCAAGGTCTACGAGATCGAATGCGTGCAGAACGACCTGATCGCGGTGCCGGACGGCACCCACCACTGGTTCGACATGGGCCCGGAGCCGCGCTTCGTGGCGATCCGCTTCTTCACCGAGCCGGACGGCTGGGTCGGCCACTTCACCGGCACCGACATCGCCCAGCGCTTCCCGCGCTACGAAGCGGCGCTGCGCGGCGAGGCGAGCTGA
- the mtnC gene encoding acireductone synthase — MGAPRVIVTDIEGTTSSISFVKDVLFPYARRALPDFVRAHGQQPQVRQWLDAVASESGGICSDAVIVETLQGWIDQDRKHTALKALQGMIWEAGYRDADFAAHIYPDAAPALRRWHADGHPLYVYSSGSVPAQKLFFGHSDAGDLSGLFSGWFDTEVGAKREAASYARIAEATGAPAAQIVFLSDVVAELDAARAAGLDTVLVDRRQDYPEPRLGAACNGHRRVESFAELAF; from the coding sequence ATGGGCGCCCCCCGCGTGATCGTGACCGACATCGAAGGCACCACCAGCAGCATCTCCTTCGTCAAGGACGTGCTGTTCCCCTACGCGCGCCGCGCCCTGCCCGACTTCGTCCGCGCGCACGGCCAGCAACCGCAGGTGCGGCAATGGCTGGACGCGGTGGCGAGCGAATCCGGCGGCATCTGCAGCGACGCGGTGATCGTGGAGACGCTGCAGGGCTGGATCGACCAGGACCGCAAGCACACCGCGCTGAAGGCGCTGCAGGGCATGATCTGGGAGGCCGGCTACCGCGACGCCGACTTCGCCGCGCACATCTATCCCGACGCCGCGCCGGCGCTGCGCCGCTGGCATGCCGACGGCCACCCGCTGTACGTGTACTCGTCCGGCTCGGTGCCGGCGCAGAAACTGTTCTTCGGCCATAGCGACGCCGGCGACCTGAGCGGGCTGTTCTCCGGCTGGTTCGACACCGAGGTCGGCGCCAAGCGCGAGGCGGCCAGCTATGCGCGCATCGCCGAGGCCACCGGCGCGCCGGCCGCGCAGATCGTGTTCCTGTCCGACGTGGTCGCCGAACTCGATGCCGCGCGCGCGGCCGGGCTGGACACGGTGCTGGTCGACCGCCGCCAGGACTACCCCGAGCCGCGCCTGGGCGCTGCCTGCAACGGCCACCGGCGCGTGGAGAGTTTCGCCGAGCTGGCGTTCTGA
- a CDS encoding C13 family peptidase produces MPPFLRSIRMPHRRLALAMLLALLLPACHADAGAAQAQADAAVPVDPIDQAQLRKALDALQPQQPGVSDLYVVGFAGDASEDVFRNETLYLRQLFAQRFDAAGRIVTLINHADNLGAHAYAPQASYDNLADTLQRIGQLMDRREDALLLFLTSHGTEQHELYVQFGPGEDADYDTITPKDLRGLLDDAGIRNRVIVLSACYSGGFVPALKSPDTLIITAARRDRPSFGCGNTASATYFGRAWLIDALARTTDFVESYRLATAEISAREQAEGEAPSYPQLYVGARIAPLLQRWRAQLQPVAAPAYPYPEPEAQTQTTATPDKAADAKARQ; encoded by the coding sequence ATGCCCCCGTTCCTGCGCAGCATCCGCATGCCGCACCGCCGCCTGGCCCTGGCCATGCTGCTGGCGCTGCTGCTGCCCGCCTGCCATGCGGATGCCGGCGCGGCGCAGGCGCAGGCCGATGCGGCGGTGCCGGTCGATCCGATCGACCAGGCGCAACTGCGCAAGGCGCTGGACGCGCTGCAGCCGCAGCAGCCGGGCGTGAGCGACCTGTACGTGGTCGGCTTCGCCGGTGACGCCAGCGAGGACGTGTTCCGCAACGAGACCCTGTACCTGCGCCAGCTGTTCGCGCAGCGCTTCGACGCGGCGGGGCGCATCGTCACCCTGATCAACCACGCCGACAATCTCGGCGCCCACGCCTACGCACCGCAGGCCTCCTACGACAACCTGGCCGACACGCTGCAGCGGATCGGCCAGCTGATGGACCGGCGCGAGGACGCGCTGCTGCTGTTCCTGACCAGCCACGGCACCGAGCAGCACGAGCTGTATGTGCAGTTCGGCCCCGGCGAGGATGCCGACTACGACACCATCACCCCCAAGGACCTGCGCGGGCTGCTCGACGATGCCGGCATCCGCAACCGGGTGATCGTGCTGTCGGCCTGCTACTCGGGCGGCTTCGTGCCGGCGTTGAAGAGCCCGGACACGCTGATCATCACCGCCGCGCGCCGCGACCGGCCCTCGTTCGGCTGCGGCAATACCGCCAGCGCGACCTATTTCGGCCGCGCATGGCTGATCGACGCGCTGGCCCGCACCACCGATTTCGTCGAGAGCTATCGCCTGGCCACGGCCGAGATCAGCGCGCGCGAACAGGCCGAAGGCGAAGCGCCGTCGTATCCGCAGCTGTACGTGGGCGCGCGCATCGCGCCGCTGCTGCAGCGCTGGCGCGCGCAGCTGCAGCCGGTCGCGGCGCCGGCGTATCCCTATCCGGAACCTGAGGCACAGACGCAGACGACGGCAACGCCAGATAAGGCGGCCGACGCCAAGGCCAGGCAATAA
- a CDS encoding calcineurin-like phosphoesterase family protein: MLLRAVVLTCLLTAAAPGLAQTATISGSVYQERDGHAGRGNGERGIAGVQVSDGVHIVRTDAQGRYRLEVEPGRTVFVIKPDGYAFASAGNGLPAYWRHYAPAGSPALKYPGIAATTGATSGWDFALRAQPAAASTEVLVFADTQTASATDVGYYARDIVAPLLGKTHARLGTTLGDVVSDDLSLYPALNAETAKLGVAWFHVPGNHDLNFDAADDAGSLSTWRATYGPDTYAVEEGGASFVFLDDVIYQPQQQSQYIGGLREDQFAFLQAYLAALPKQRLLVLGMHIHLFDAIPGKETFRHADRARLFALLKDFPHVLVLTGHSHTQRHVYYTAADGWQGATPLHEYNVGAACGAFWSGVKDADGLPVATMADGTPNGYAVLTVKRGGDYALAYHAARADGDPQMQLHAPKLLRRGAYPAWAVYANVFMGQDDSRVEYRIDDGAWKPMLRVQQPDPDLLAENARDDAAETLRGYDRSPEAIPSQHLWRGALPTDLAAGAHRIEVRAFDRWRGEQRASTGYRLQDATP, translated from the coding sequence ATGCTGCTGCGCGCCGTCGTGCTTACCTGCCTGTTGACTGCCGCGGCGCCCGGTCTGGCGCAGACGGCGACGATCAGCGGCAGCGTCTACCAGGAACGCGACGGCCACGCCGGTCGCGGCAACGGCGAGCGCGGCATCGCCGGCGTGCAGGTGTCCGACGGCGTGCACATCGTGCGTACCGACGCGCAGGGTCGCTACCGCCTCGAAGTAGAGCCGGGGCGCACGGTGTTCGTGATCAAGCCCGACGGCTACGCCTTCGCCAGCGCCGGCAACGGCCTGCCGGCGTACTGGCGGCACTACGCGCCGGCGGGGTCGCCTGCGCTCAAATATCCGGGCATCGCGGCGACCACCGGCGCCACCAGTGGCTGGGATTTCGCACTACGCGCGCAGCCGGCCGCGGCCAGCACCGAGGTCTTGGTGTTCGCCGACACTCAGACCGCCTCGGCGACCGATGTCGGCTACTACGCGCGCGACATCGTCGCTCCGCTGCTCGGGAAGACCCACGCGCGCCTGGGCACCACGCTGGGCGACGTGGTCAGCGACGACCTGTCGCTGTACCCGGCCTTGAACGCCGAAACCGCCAAGCTCGGCGTGGCGTGGTTCCATGTGCCCGGCAATCACGACCTGAATTTCGATGCGGCCGACGATGCCGGGTCGCTGTCCACCTGGCGCGCGACCTACGGTCCCGATACCTACGCGGTGGAGGAGGGCGGCGCCAGCTTCGTGTTCCTCGACGACGTGATCTACCAGCCGCAGCAGCAGTCCCAATACATCGGCGGCCTGCGCGAGGACCAGTTCGCGTTTCTGCAGGCTTACCTGGCGGCATTGCCGAAGCAGCGGTTGTTGGTGCTCGGCATGCACATCCATCTGTTCGATGCGATTCCCGGCAAGGAGACCTTCCGCCATGCCGACCGCGCGCGACTGTTCGCGTTGCTGAAGGACTTCCCGCACGTGCTGGTACTCACCGGGCACAGCCATACCCAGCGGCACGTCTACTACACCGCGGCCGATGGCTGGCAGGGCGCGACGCCGCTGCACGAATACAACGTCGGCGCCGCATGCGGCGCATTCTGGTCCGGCGTAAAGGACGCCGACGGCCTGCCGGTGGCGACGATGGCCGACGGCACCCCCAACGGCTATGCGGTGCTGACGGTGAAGCGGGGCGGCGACTATGCGCTGGCCTATCATGCCGCGCGCGCGGACGGCGATCCGCAGATGCAGTTGCATGCGCCCAAGCTGTTGCGCCGCGGCGCGTATCCGGCCTGGGCGGTGTACGCGAACGTGTTCATGGGCCAGGACGACAGCCGCGTGGAGTACCGCATCGACGATGGCGCATGGAAGCCGATGCTGCGCGTGCAGCAGCCGGATCCGGACCTGCTCGCCGAGAACGCCCGTGACGATGCCGCCGAGACGCTGCGCGGCTATGACCGCTCGCCGGAAGCGATCCCGTCGCAGCATCTGTGGCGCGGCGCCCTGCCGACCGACCTGGCCGCCGGCGCGCACCGCATCGAGGTCCGCGCCTTCGACCGCTGGCGCGGCGAGCAGCGCGCCAGCACCGGCTATCGCCTGCAGGACGCGACGCCCTGA
- the hisIE gene encoding bifunctional phosphoribosyl-AMP cyclohydrolase/phosphoribosyl-ATP diphosphatase HisIE, whose product MLDSSALDSSTLDWSKGDGLLPVVVQDAATLRVLMLGYMNAEALAATRASGKVTFYSRSKQRLWTKGESSGNTLDLVSIETDCDRDTLLVLAHPHGPTCHLGRTSCFPQAPGQFLGALDRLVEQRERERPPGSYTTHLFEKGTRRIAQKVGEEGVETALAGVAQDDEALLGESADLLYHLTVLLRARGLALADAVAVLEARHK is encoded by the coding sequence ATGCTGGACTCGAGCGCGCTGGACTCGAGCACGCTGGACTGGAGCAAGGGCGACGGCCTGCTGCCGGTGGTGGTGCAGGACGCGGCCACGCTGCGCGTGCTGATGCTCGGCTACATGAACGCCGAAGCGCTGGCCGCGACCCGCGCCAGCGGCAAGGTCACCTTCTACAGCCGCAGCAAGCAGCGCCTGTGGACCAAGGGCGAAAGCTCGGGCAATACCCTGGACCTGGTCTCGATCGAGACCGACTGCGACCGCGACACCTTGCTGGTGCTGGCGCATCCGCATGGCCCGACCTGCCACCTCGGCCGCACCAGCTGCTTTCCGCAGGCGCCGGGCCAGTTCCTGGGCGCGCTCGACCGGCTGGTCGAACAGCGCGAACGCGAGCGTCCGCCGGGCAGCTACACCACGCACTTGTTCGAGAAGGGCACGCGGCGCATCGCGCAGAAGGTCGGCGAGGAAGGCGTGGAGACCGCACTGGCCGGCGTGGCGCAGGACGACGAAGCGCTGCTCGGCGAATCGGCCGACCTGCTGTACCACCTGACCGTGCTGCTGCGCGCGCGCGGCCTGGCGCTGGCCGACGCGGTCGCGGTGCTTGAAGCACGGCACAAGTAG
- the hisF gene encoding imidazole glycerol phosphate synthase subunit HisF codes for MLSRRIIPCLDVRDGRVVKGVKFRDHIDMGDIVELALRYRDQGADELVFYDIGASPEGRSVDYAWVERVARLIDIPFCVAGGIRDVVTARAVLHAGADKISINSPALERPGLIAELAEAFGVQCVVVGIDSIREDDGQWRVRRFTGDPSKTQALRVRTVDWVVEAQQLGAGEIVLNCMDNDGVRRGYDIAQLFEVRSLCKVPLVASGGAGELQHFADVFEQADVDGALAASVFHSGAIPIPELKRFLRQRQIEVRDGA; via the coding sequence ATGCTGAGCCGGCGCATCATCCCGTGCCTGGACGTGCGCGACGGCCGCGTGGTCAAGGGCGTCAAGTTCCGCGACCACATCGACATGGGCGACATCGTCGAACTGGCGCTGCGCTACCGCGACCAGGGCGCCGACGAACTGGTGTTCTACGACATCGGCGCCAGCCCGGAAGGGCGCTCGGTGGACTACGCCTGGGTCGAGCGCGTGGCGCGGCTGATCGACATCCCGTTCTGCGTGGCCGGCGGCATCCGCGATGTGGTCACCGCGCGTGCGGTGCTGCATGCCGGCGCCGACAAGATCTCGATCAACTCGCCGGCGCTGGAACGGCCGGGGCTGATCGCCGAACTGGCCGAGGCGTTCGGCGTGCAATGCGTGGTGGTCGGCATCGATTCGATCCGCGAGGACGACGGCCAGTGGCGCGTGCGCCGCTTCACCGGCGATCCGAGCAAGACCCAGGCGCTGCGCGTGCGCACCGTGGACTGGGTGGTGGAGGCGCAGCAACTCGGCGCCGGCGAGATCGTGCTCAACTGCATGGACAACGACGGCGTGCGCCGCGGCTACGACATCGCCCAATTGTTCGAGGTGCGCTCGCTGTGCAAGGTGCCGCTGGTCGCGTCCGGCGGTGCCGGCGAACTGCAGCACTTCGCCGATGTGTTCGAACAGGCCGACGTGGACGGCGCGCTGGCCGCCAGCGTGTTCCACAGCGGCGCGATTCCGATTCCCGAGCTCAAGCGCTTCCTGCGCCAACGACAGATCGAGGTGCGCGATGGCGCATGA
- the hisA gene encoding 1-(5-phosphoribosyl)-5-[(5-phosphoribosylamino)methylideneamino]imidazole-4-carboxamide isomerase, with amino-acid sequence MSFILYPALDIRDGRVVRLAQGDYARETHYGDDPLPRAQAFADAGATWMHLVDLDAARAGGYTLAPLLSKIGAQTGLQVQTGGGVRSRADVQRILDAGAARVVIGSLAVRDRESVLEWLAEFGPERITVALDTRQDAQGVWRLPVLGWTETSSLTLEALAVEYAAAGLKHLLCTDIARDGMLSGPNLALYAYLRQIAPGVDVQASGGIRDAADVRAAREIGCAGAVLGKSLLEGRLTLDEALAC; translated from the coding sequence ATGAGCTTCATCCTCTATCCCGCGCTGGACATCCGCGACGGCCGCGTGGTGCGGCTGGCGCAGGGCGACTACGCCCGCGAAACCCACTACGGCGACGATCCGCTGCCGCGCGCGCAGGCCTTCGCCGACGCCGGCGCGACCTGGATGCACCTGGTCGACCTGGACGCGGCGCGCGCCGGTGGCTACACCCTGGCGCCGCTGCTGAGCAAGATCGGCGCGCAGACCGGGCTGCAGGTGCAGACCGGCGGCGGCGTGCGCTCGCGCGCCGACGTGCAACGCATCCTCGACGCCGGCGCTGCGCGCGTGGTGATCGGCTCGCTGGCGGTGCGCGATCGCGAGTCGGTGCTGGAATGGCTGGCCGAATTCGGTCCCGAGCGCATCACCGTGGCGCTGGACACGCGCCAGGACGCGCAGGGCGTATGGCGGCTGCCGGTGCTGGGCTGGACCGAGACCTCCTCGCTGACCCTGGAAGCGCTGGCGGTCGAATACGCCGCGGCCGGGCTCAAACACCTGTTGTGCACCGACATCGCCCGCGACGGCATGCTGTCCGGGCCGAACCTGGCGCTGTACGCCTACCTGCGCCAGATCGCGCCGGGCGTGGACGTGCAGGCCTCCGGCGGCATCCGCGACGCCGCCGACGTGCGCGCCGCGCGCGAGATCGGCTGCGCCGGCGCGGTGCTCGGCAAGTCGCTGCTGGAAGGGCGGCTGACGCTGGACGAGGCGTTGGCATGCTGA
- the hisH gene encoding imidazole glycerol phosphate synthase subunit HisH, protein MTDVALIDAGGANLGSVRYALERLGVEARLVRDAAGLQGADRVILPGVGAAPHAMARLREQGLIEPLRALEVPLIGICLGMQLLFEHSEEGDVDCLGLLTGVVRHMPPALGIRIPHMGWNRLLPMRASPLLEGLADTATAYFVHGYAAPVTADTVAACDHGGLFTAVVQRGRRCGAQFHPERSAGTGARILRNFLETDFP, encoded by the coding sequence ATGACCGATGTCGCCCTGATCGATGCCGGCGGCGCCAACCTCGGGTCGGTGCGTTACGCGCTGGAACGCCTGGGCGTGGAAGCCAGGCTGGTGCGCGACGCCGCCGGATTGCAAGGCGCCGACCGGGTGATCCTGCCCGGCGTCGGCGCCGCGCCGCACGCGATGGCGCGGCTGCGCGAGCAAGGCCTGATCGAGCCGCTGCGCGCGCTCGAGGTGCCGCTGATCGGCATCTGCCTGGGCATGCAGCTGCTGTTCGAACACTCCGAGGAGGGCGATGTCGATTGCCTGGGCCTGCTGACCGGCGTGGTCCGGCACATGCCGCCGGCGCTGGGCATCCGCATCCCGCACATGGGCTGGAACCGGCTGTTGCCGATGCGCGCCTCGCCGCTGCTGGAGGGCCTGGCGGACACCGCCACGGCCTATTTCGTGCACGGCTACGCCGCGCCGGTCACCGCCGACACCGTGGCCGCCTGCGACCACGGCGGCCTGTTCACCGCGGTGGTGCAGCGCGGCCGCCGCTGCGGCGCGCAGTTCCATCCCGAGCGCTCGGCGGGCACCGGCGCGCGCATCCTGCGCAACTTCCTCGAGACCGATTTCCCATGA
- the hisB gene encoding bifunctional histidinol-phosphatase/imidazoleglycerol-phosphate dehydratase HisB: MTPILFVDRDGTLIEEPADFQIDAYEKLRFVQGVIPAMLKLRDAGYQFVIVTNQDGLGSEVYPQAAFDGPNELMLQIFASQGIVFREVLIDRSWPADNAPTRKPGIGLMLPYLQDRSIDWARSAMVGDRLTDIQFAENLRIRGFQLQTEQFGGDWDWAGIAHELADAPRRAKVQRDTKETRISVAIDLDLARDPHCATGLPFFDHMLEQIGKHGGFALDVRAAGDLHIDEHHTIEDTGLALGQALRQALGDKRGIGRYGFDPPDSPWLAPGGNARLGFTLPMDETLASAALDFSGRPYFVFEGEFRRERVGDLPTELVPHFFRSLCDAAGLNLHLRVHGDNDHHKVEACFKALARALRQAVRREGAALPSTKGVL, translated from the coding sequence ATGACCCCGATCCTGTTCGTCGACCGCGACGGCACCCTGATCGAGGAGCCGGCCGATTTCCAGATCGACGCCTACGAGAAGCTGCGCTTCGTGCAGGGCGTGATCCCGGCCATGCTCAAGCTGCGCGATGCCGGCTACCAGTTCGTCATCGTCACCAACCAGGACGGCCTCGGCAGCGAGGTCTATCCGCAGGCCGCGTTCGACGGCCCCAACGAGCTGATGCTGCAGATCTTCGCCAGCCAGGGCATCGTGTTCCGCGAGGTGCTGATCGACCGCAGCTGGCCGGCCGACAACGCGCCCACGCGCAAGCCCGGCATCGGCCTGATGCTGCCGTACCTGCAGGACCGCAGCATCGACTGGGCGCGTTCGGCGATGGTCGGCGACCGCCTCACCGACATCCAGTTCGCCGAGAATCTGCGCATCCGCGGCTTCCAGCTGCAGACCGAACAGTTCGGCGGCGACTGGGACTGGGCCGGCATCGCCCACGAACTGGCCGATGCGCCGCGCCGCGCCAAGGTGCAGCGCGACACCAAGGAAACCCGGATCAGCGTCGCGATCGACCTGGACCTGGCGCGCGATCCGCATTGCGCCACCGGCCTGCCGTTCTTCGACCACATGCTCGAGCAGATCGGCAAGCACGGCGGTTTCGCCCTGGACGTGCGCGCCGCCGGCGACCTGCACATCGACGAGCACCACACCATCGAGGACACCGGCCTGGCGCTGGGCCAGGCCCTGCGCCAGGCGCTGGGCGACAAGCGCGGCATCGGCCGCTACGGTTTCGATCCGCCGGACAGCCCGTGGCTGGCGCCCGGCGGCAACGCCCGCCTCGGTTTCACCCTGCCGATGGACGAGACCCTGGCCAGCGCCGCGCTGGATTTCAGCGGCCGCCCGTACTTCGTGTTCGAAGGCGAGTTCAGGCGCGAGCGCGTCGGCGACCTGCCGACCGAACTGGTGCCGCACTTCTTCCGTTCGCTGTGCGATGCCGCTGGCCTGAACCTGCACCTGCGCGTGCACGGCGACAACGACCACCACAAGGTCGAGGCCTGCTTCAAGGCGCTGGCGCGCGCCCTGCGCCAGGCGGTGCGCCGCGAGGGTGCCGCGCTGCCTTCGACCAAGGGCGTGCTGTGA
- the hisC gene encoding histidinol-phosphate transaminase — MSAHNGMQMPGSMLALVRHDLRDFAGYSSARSSALQGEVWLNANESAWANPADRDAGNRRYPDPQPPALRSALASLYACAPEQLLLGRGSDEAIDLLLRALCEPGRDAIVITPPVFGMYAVCARLQNARIVEVPLREDAAGLVTDVDAVVDAALTQMAKLVFLCAPGNPSGAAIPLAEIERAAERLHGRALLVVDEAYGEFSDVPSATTLLARHANLAVLRTLSKAHALAAARIGCVIADPALIAVLRRCQAPYPIPAPCAQLALAALQPEPLRQTAARVAEIRRERERMSTALAALPGVRRVYPSQGNFLLLRFDDAEAAFRALLAAGVVVRDQRAAPALGDALRITLGTAEQNQRVLGALQAGRAAA, encoded by the coding sequence ATGAGCGCGCACAACGGAATGCAGATGCCGGGATCGATGCTGGCGCTGGTCCGCCACGACCTGCGCGACTTCGCCGGCTATTCCTCGGCGCGCAGCAGCGCGCTGCAGGGCGAGGTCTGGCTCAACGCCAACGAATCGGCCTGGGCCAACCCCGCCGATCGCGATGCCGGCAATCGCCGCTATCCGGATCCGCAACCACCGGCGCTGCGTTCGGCGCTGGCCTCGCTGTACGCCTGCGCACCAGAGCAACTGCTGCTCGGCCGCGGCAGCGACGAGGCCATCGACCTGCTGCTGCGCGCCTTGTGCGAGCCAGGCCGCGACGCGATCGTGATCACCCCGCCGGTGTTCGGCATGTATGCGGTGTGCGCGCGGTTGCAGAACGCGCGCATCGTCGAGGTGCCTCTGCGCGAGGACGCGGCCGGCCTGGTCACCGACGTCGATGCGGTGGTCGATGCGGCGCTGACGCAGATGGCCAAGCTGGTGTTCCTGTGCGCGCCGGGCAATCCCAGCGGTGCGGCAATCCCGCTGGCCGAGATCGAACGCGCCGCCGAGCGCCTGCACGGGCGCGCCTTGCTGGTGGTCGACGAAGCCTACGGCGAATTCTCCGACGTGCCGTCGGCGACCACGCTGCTGGCGCGCCACGCCAATCTGGCGGTGCTGCGCACATTGTCCAAGGCGCATGCGCTGGCTGCGGCGCGGATCGGCTGCGTGATCGCCGATCCGGCGCTGATCGCGGTGCTGCGCCGCTGCCAGGCGCCGTATCCGATCCCGGCGCCATGCGCGCAGCTGGCGCTGGCCGCGCTGCAGCCCGAGCCGCTGCGCCAGACCGCCGCGCGCGTGGCCGAGATCCGCCGCGAGCGCGAGCGCATGTCCACCGCGCTGGCCGCGTTGCCCGGCGTGCGTCGCGTGTATCCGTCGCAGGGCAACTTCCTGCTGCTGCGCTTCGACGATGCCGAAGCCGCGTTCCGCGCGCTGTTGGCCGCCGGCGTGGTAGTGCGCGACCAGCGTGCCGCACCGGCCCTGGGCGATGCGCTGCGCATCACCCTCGGCACCGCGGAGCAGAACCAGCGCGTGCTCGGCGCCTTGCAGGCGGGGAGGGCGGCGGCATGA